A genomic window from Rahnella aceris includes:
- a CDS encoding thioesterase family protein: MSASSLSHEAALQLIGNIFVYDMPFNRELGLELKRLDCDYAELKFTNQTKLVGNAAQKILHGGVIAAVLDVAAGLVCVTSSLIRRDKPDHPLLEAEMRQRLSKMGTIDLRVDYLRPGRGEYFIASASLIRAGNKVSVARVDLHSDTGIHIATTTATYMVG; the protein is encoded by the coding sequence ATGTCTGCTTCATCTCTCAGCCACGAGGCTGCCCTGCAACTGATCGGCAATATTTTCGTTTACGATATGCCGTTTAACCGCGAACTGGGCCTCGAGCTGAAACGTCTCGACTGCGACTACGCAGAGTTAAAATTTACCAACCAGACAAAACTGGTGGGCAATGCCGCACAAAAAATCCTGCACGGCGGCGTAATTGCTGCGGTGCTGGATGTCGCCGCCGGTCTGGTCTGTGTGACCAGTTCACTGATCCGCCGCGACAAACCTGATCACCCGTTACTGGAAGCCGAAATGCGTCAGCGTTTATCCAAGATGGGCACCATCGATTTACGCGTTGATTACCTGCGTCCGGGCCGTGGCGAGTATTTTATTGCCTCCGCCAGCCTGATCCGTGCCGGGAACAAAGTCTCCGTGGCGCGCGTGGATTTACACAGCGACACGGGCATTCACATCGCGACCACTACGGCGACCTATATGGTGGGCTGA
- a CDS encoding AbrB family transcriptional regulator, with protein sequence MLMERMVPAGQWFILVVSSLILGIIFQTFHVPAALLLGPMIVGVVMGLLGASVRIHPLFFKISQGILGCMIAQSLSPSILPPLLNDWPLVLMVLVATLLASGLSGWLLVRFSQLPGPTGAWGSSPGGASAMVAMAGDFGADVRLVAFMQYLRVLFVATAAAFVARMAMGDSASLAAAVVWFPPLTWRFFATLFLAVAGVWLGPRLRIPSGALLLPAIVGAVLHSTGTVTLEVPEWLLAMAYTLIGWSVGLRFTRPIFKLALRTLPQMIASIIGLMLICGGMAWVLTKLLHVDMLTAYLATSPGGLDTVAIIAAGSHADLGFVMAMQTLRLITILATGPAMARFISRSAVSASSSS encoded by the coding sequence ATGCTGATGGAAAGGATGGTTCCGGCGGGGCAGTGGTTTATCCTCGTCGTTTCCTCACTGATTCTGGGCATTATTTTTCAGACCTTCCACGTTCCCGCTGCGCTCCTGCTCGGGCCGATGATTGTCGGCGTCGTCATGGGTTTATTGGGTGCCAGCGTGCGTATTCATCCGCTGTTCTTCAAAATATCGCAGGGCATTTTGGGCTGTATGATCGCGCAAAGTCTGTCGCCCTCGATTCTGCCACCGTTACTCAATGACTGGCCGCTGGTGCTGATGGTGCTGGTGGCGACGCTGCTTGCCAGCGGACTTTCCGGCTGGTTGCTGGTACGTTTTAGCCAGTTACCCGGCCCGACCGGCGCGTGGGGTTCATCACCCGGCGGTGCCAGCGCCATGGTCGCGATGGCCGGTGATTTCGGTGCGGATGTCCGTCTGGTGGCGTTTATGCAGTATCTGCGCGTGTTGTTTGTTGCCACGGCTGCCGCATTTGTTGCGCGTATGGCTATGGGCGACAGCGCATCGCTGGCGGCGGCAGTGGTCTGGTTCCCGCCGCTCACCTGGCGTTTCTTTGCCACGCTATTTCTGGCAGTAGCCGGTGTCTGGCTGGGGCCGCGCCTGCGTATCCCTTCCGGCGCGCTGCTGCTTCCGGCCATTGTCGGCGCGGTTTTGCATTCCACCGGAACGGTGACCTTAGAAGTGCCGGAATGGCTGCTGGCGATGGCGTACACGCTGATTGGCTGGAGTGTCGGGCTGCGCTTTACGCGTCCGATTTTCAAACTGGCCTTACGCACGCTGCCTCAGATGATTGCCTCGATTATCGGACTGATGCTGATTTGCGGGGGCATGGCATGGGTGCTGACCAAACTTTTGCACGTCGATATGCTGACGGCTTATCTGGCGACCAGCCCGGGCGGGCTGGACACCGTGGCGATTATTGCGGCGGGCAGCCACGCCGATTTAGGTTTTGTGATGGCGATGCAGACGCTGCGTCTGATCACCATCCTGGCAACCGGCCCCGCGATGGCGCGCTTTATCTCACGCAGTGCTGTGTCCGCTTCTTCCTCGTCGTAA
- a CDS encoding WbuC family cupin fold metalloprotein, with amino-acid sequence MIKQINQDTLCDLITKAAHSPRLRQNLNMHPAPEDDVQRLAIAMEPGTYVRIHRHPHTWEMLTALRGRFLVLIYDNSGEVTDRLWLGAETRLLEIPANTWHSVLSLDEGGVIFEVKHGAYQPVQEQDYLPGTPPEGEEGVKETLEWYAKAEVGETFSL; translated from the coding sequence ATGATTAAGCAGATAAACCAAGATACGTTATGCGACCTGATCACCAAGGCGGCGCATTCACCGCGACTGCGTCAAAATCTGAATATGCATCCGGCGCCTGAAGATGACGTTCAGCGTCTGGCCATCGCCATGGAACCCGGCACTTATGTGCGCATTCACCGCCATCCACACACCTGGGAAATGCTGACCGCCCTGCGTGGTCGCTTTCTGGTACTGATTTACGATAACAGCGGCGAAGTCACCGACCGCCTGTGGCTCGGCGCAGAAACCCGTCTGCTGGAAATCCCGGCCAATACCTGGCACAGCGTGCTATCTCTCGACGAAGGCGGCGTGATTTTTGAAGTGAAACACGGTGCGTATCAGCCAGTTCAGGAACAGGATTATCTGCCAGGCACCCCGCCGGAAGGCGAAGAAGGTGTCAAAGAAACGCTGGAATGGTATGCGAAAGCCGAAGTGGGTGAAACATTTAGCCTCTGA
- the uvrD gene encoding DNA helicase II produces MDVSDLLDSLNEKQREAVAAPRSNLLVLAGAGSGKTRVLVHRIAWLLAVEKCSPYSIMAVTFTNKAAAEMRHRIDQLIGTSQGGMWIGTFHGLAHRLLRAHHLDANLPQDFQILDSDDQIRLIKRLIKALNIDDKQWPPRQAMWYINGKKDEGLRPQHVETYNNPVEATWLRIYQAYQEACDRAGLVDFAELLLRAHELWLNKPHILQHYRERFTNLMVDEFQDTNSIQYAWIRLLAGDNNNVMIVGDDDQSIYGWRGAQVENIQRFLKDFPNAQTIRLEQNYRSTSTILKAANSLIENNNGRMGKNLWTEDGEGEPISLYCAFNELDESRFVVNRIKTWQDNGGALKDCAILYRSNAQSRVLEEALLQMAMPYRIYGGQRFFDRQEIKDALAYLRLMSNRNDDAAFERVVNTPTRGIGDRTLDVVRQTARDRQMTMWQATCALLQEKVLAGRAASSLQRFTELVDALAHETSDMPLHVQTDRVIKDSGLFIMYEQEKGEKGQARIENLEELVTATRQFSYQDEDEDLMPLQAFLSHAALEAGEGQADANQDATQLMTLHSAKGLEFPQVFIVGMEEGMFPSQMSLEEGGRLEEERRLAYVGVTRAMQKLTLTYAETRRLYGKEVSHRPSRFVGELPEDCVEEVRMRASVSRPMSNRSVGTPTSVSDTGFKLGQRVVHPKFGEGTIVNMEGSGEHSRLQVAFPGEGIKWLVAAYARLEAV; encoded by the coding sequence ATGGACGTTTCTGACCTGCTCGACAGCCTGAATGAAAAACAACGTGAAGCCGTGGCCGCGCCGCGCAGCAATCTGTTGGTGCTGGCCGGAGCAGGCAGTGGCAAAACCCGCGTGCTGGTTCACCGCATAGCGTGGTTGCTGGCGGTAGAAAAGTGCTCGCCGTATTCTATTATGGCCGTCACATTTACCAATAAAGCGGCGGCAGAAATGCGCCACCGTATCGACCAGCTGATCGGCACCAGTCAGGGCGGCATGTGGATTGGTACCTTCCACGGCCTCGCGCACCGTTTGCTGCGTGCACACCATTTAGACGCCAATTTGCCACAGGATTTCCAGATCCTCGACAGTGATGACCAGATACGTCTGATCAAACGCCTGATCAAAGCCCTGAACATCGACGATAAACAATGGCCCCCGCGTCAGGCGATGTGGTACATCAACGGCAAAAAAGACGAAGGTCTGCGCCCGCAGCATGTCGAAACCTACAACAATCCCGTTGAAGCGACCTGGTTACGCATTTATCAGGCCTATCAGGAAGCTTGTGACCGTGCCGGGCTGGTGGATTTTGCCGAGCTGTTGCTGCGCGCCCACGAACTCTGGCTGAACAAGCCGCATATTTTGCAGCATTACCGCGAACGTTTTACCAACCTGATGGTGGACGAATTCCAGGACACCAACAGCATTCAGTACGCGTGGATCCGCCTGCTGGCAGGTGACAACAATAATGTGATGATCGTGGGTGATGATGACCAGTCGATTTACGGCTGGCGCGGTGCGCAGGTTGAAAACATCCAGCGCTTCCTGAAAGATTTCCCGAATGCACAAACCATCCGTCTGGAGCAGAACTACCGTTCAACCAGCACCATCCTGAAAGCTGCCAACTCACTGATTGAAAACAACAATGGCCGTATGGGTAAAAACCTGTGGACCGAGGACGGCGAAGGCGAACCGATTTCACTCTATTGCGCGTTCAACGAACTGGATGAATCGCGCTTTGTGGTTAACCGCATCAAAACCTGGCAGGACAACGGCGGTGCGCTGAAAGATTGCGCCATTCTTTACCGCAGCAACGCCCAGTCGCGTGTGCTGGAAGAAGCCTTATTGCAGATGGCGATGCCATACCGTATTTATGGCGGTCAGCGGTTCTTCGACCGTCAGGAAATCAAAGATGCGCTGGCGTATCTGCGATTGATGTCGAACCGCAATGACGATGCCGCTTTTGAGCGCGTGGTGAACACACCGACGCGCGGCATCGGCGACCGCACGCTGGATGTGGTGCGCCAGACAGCACGTGATCGTCAGATGACCATGTGGCAGGCCACCTGCGCGCTGTTGCAGGAAAAAGTGCTGGCAGGTCGTGCGGCATCTTCACTGCAACGCTTCACCGAACTGGTTGACGCACTGGCGCATGAAACCTCAGATATGCCGCTGCACGTGCAGACTGACCGGGTGATTAAAGATTCCGGCCTGTTCATCATGTATGAGCAGGAAAAAGGCGAAAAAGGGCAGGCGCGAATCGAAAACTTAGAGGAACTGGTGACAGCAACACGCCAGTTCAGCTATCAGGATGAAGACGAAGATCTGATGCCGCTGCAGGCGTTTCTGTCCCATGCCGCGCTGGAAGCGGGCGAAGGGCAGGCGGATGCCAATCAGGATGCGACGCAGTTAATGACACTACACTCGGCGAAAGGGCTGGAGTTCCCGCAGGTGTTTATCGTCGGCATGGAAGAGGGCATGTTCCCGAGCCAGATGTCGCTGGAAGAAGGCGGACGTCTGGAAGAAGAACGCCGTCTGGCGTATGTCGGCGTCACCCGCGCTATGCAAAAATTGACCCTGACCTACGCGGAAACCCGCCGTTTATACGGCAAAGAAGTGTCTCATCGCCCGTCACGTTTTGTCGGCGAACTGCCGGAAGATTGTGTCGAAGAAGTCAGGATGCGCGCCAGTGTGTCACGCCCGATGAGCAACCGCAGCGTCGGCACGCCAACCAGCGTCAGCGACACCGGCTTCAAACTCGGCCAGCGCGTTGTGCATCCTAAATTCGGCGAAGGTACTATCGTCAATATGGAAGGCAGCGGCGAACACAGCCGGTTACAAGTGGCGTTCCCGGGCGAAGGGATTAAGTGGCTGGTTGCCGCCTACGCCCGCCTCGAAGCCGTCTGA
- the corA gene encoding magnesium/cobalt transporter CorA, which yields MLSAFKLENSRLSRLELDESDDLKTSLWVDLVEPDELERERVQSELGQSLATRPELDDIEASARFFEDEDGLHIHSFFYYEDAEDHAGNSTVAFTVREGRLYTLRERELPAFRLYRMRARNQTLVDGNAYELLLDLFETKIEQLADEIENIYSDLEKLSRVIMEGHQGDEYDAALSTLAELEDIGWKVRLCLMDTQRALNFLVRKARLPAGQLEQAREVLRDIESLLPHNESLFQKVNFLMQAAMGFINIEQNRIIKIFSVVSVVFLPPTLVASSYGMNFEFMPELKWSFGYPGAIALMILAGLAPYLYFKRKNWL from the coding sequence ATGCTGAGTGCTTTTAAATTAGAAAACAGCCGCTTATCCCGTTTAGAGCTGGACGAGTCAGACGATCTCAAAACCTCATTGTGGGTGGATTTGGTCGAACCTGACGAGCTGGAGCGTGAGCGCGTTCAAAGTGAATTAGGGCAAAGCCTGGCGACACGTCCTGAACTGGACGACATCGAAGCTTCTGCACGTTTCTTTGAAGATGAAGACGGCCTGCACATTCACTCCTTCTTTTACTATGAAGATGCCGAAGATCATGCCGGCAACAGCACCGTGGCATTTACCGTGCGCGAAGGTCGTCTGTATACCCTGCGTGAGCGCGAATTACCGGCATTTCGTCTCTACCGTATGCGTGCCCGCAACCAGACGCTGGTTGACGGCAACGCCTATGAACTGCTGCTGGATTTGTTCGAAACTAAAATAGAGCAACTGGCGGATGAAATTGAAAATATCTACAGTGATCTGGAAAAACTCAGCCGCGTGATCATGGAAGGGCATCAGGGCGACGAATACGATGCTGCACTTTCCACGCTGGCAGAACTGGAAGATATCGGCTGGAAAGTGCGTTTATGTCTGATGGATACCCAGCGCGCGCTGAATTTCCTGGTGCGTAAGGCTCGTTTACCCGCAGGTCAGCTTGAGCAGGCACGTGAAGTATTACGCGATATCGAATCCCTGTTGCCGCACAACGAATCCCTGTTCCAGAAAGTTAACTTCCTGATGCAGGCGGCGATGGGTTTTATCAACATCGAACAGAACCGCATTATTAAGATTTTCTCGGTGGTTTCGGTGGTGTTCCTGCCGCCAACGCTGGTGGCTTCCAGTTACGGGATGAACTTTGAATTCATGCCGGAACTGAAATGGTCATTCGGTTATCCGGGCGCGATTGCGCTGATGATCCTCGCCGGGCTGGCGCCTTACCTGTACTTCAAACGTAAAAACTGGTTATAA
- the rarD gene encoding EamA family transporter RarD: MDAHRTRQGVIFAFIAYLIWGIAPAYFKLIKQVPADEILTHRVIWSFFFMLVLLSVSRSWGDVRRVLAQPKKIGMLLITALLVGGNWLIFIWAINHNHILEASLGYFINPLVNVVLGMLFLRERFRSLQWFAVALAFAGVLVQVWVFGSVPVITIGLSLTFAFYGLLRKKIGVDSQTGMLIETLWLLPVAGIYLFFIAHSQTSNLAANPWSLDLLLMAAGIITTIPLLFFTAAAARLKLSTLGFFQYLGPTLMFLLAVVFYGETVNTSQLITFGFIWVGLLCFIGDALYTQGRLRRGRSGHSTA, encoded by the coding sequence ATGGACGCACACCGTACCCGGCAAGGTGTTATTTTTGCCTTTATCGCCTATCTGATCTGGGGGATCGCGCCGGCGTATTTCAAGCTCATCAAACAGGTTCCGGCGGATGAAATTCTGACTCACCGGGTGATCTGGTCTTTCTTCTTTATGTTAGTGCTGCTCTCCGTCAGCCGCAGCTGGGGCGATGTCCGCCGGGTATTGGCACAACCGAAGAAAATCGGCATGTTACTGATTACCGCCCTGCTTGTCGGTGGGAACTGGCTGATTTTTATTTGGGCAATTAATCATAATCACATTCTGGAAGCCAGCCTCGGCTACTTTATCAATCCGCTGGTGAATGTGGTGCTTGGCATGCTGTTTTTGCGTGAACGATTCCGAAGTTTGCAATGGTTCGCCGTGGCGCTGGCTTTCGCCGGGGTGCTGGTGCAGGTGTGGGTATTTGGTTCCGTGCCGGTCATCACCATCGGGCTGTCCCTGACATTCGCCTTCTATGGCCTGCTGCGTAAAAAAATAGGCGTAGATTCGCAAACCGGGATGCTGATTGAAACCCTCTGGTTGCTGCCGGTGGCCGGGATTTATCTGTTCTTTATTGCCCACAGCCAGACCAGCAATCTGGCAGCGAATCCGTGGTCTCTGGATTTATTGCTGATGGCGGCCGGGATTATCACCACCATTCCGCTACTGTTCTTTACCGCCGCCGCTGCCCGGCTGAAGCTCTCCACGCTGGGCTTTTTCCAGTATCTCGGGCCAACGCTGATGTTCCTGCTGGCCGTGGTGTTTTACGGTGAAACCGTCAACACCTCACAACTTATCACCTTCGGCTTTATCTGGGTGGGACTGCTGTGCTTTATCGGCGATGCGCTCTACACGCAGGGGCGTTTACGACGAGGAAGAAGCGGACACAGCACTGCGTGA